A single region of the Drosophila takahashii strain IR98-3 E-12201 chromosome 2R, DtakHiC1v2, whole genome shotgun sequence genome encodes:
- the px gene encoding uncharacterized protein px isoform X4, with amino-acid sequence MMEWLPRGLPSIHAPIPICVPPKAGQKRPATSPAPHIPVPHHLQTPPGGGGGGLPGSSVANSPVPSSAGGNAMLNHALPSNHIGTPSPQQQHHQQQQQQHQQQQQQQHQAQQQAVAAAVQQQLAAGVGLPPGAIGAASASSRGSFAAALRTLAKQADIKEEDVPTSGAGGPPPPSSSGGPGPLNSVAGRVGSERPGEDRVASSKKRSPPSPQPPEKIARLSHTPQTASLQPELLARSGFQPYRSDERLMHPAGAFPLEAYSHFAGLPGIPPAAFLNPAGLPYTEQLYLEHRYQLFRAAGAHPSHPHAAALYPQMASPYSHLYSMMPGAALGISPAMHDRMKLEEEHRARIAREEEREREMQREKERELREQREKEQREKEQREKEQREREREQREKEQREKEARERKLRDEERERERERQQLLNASHHYSNQLYSPLNRNLLGSMIPHLNMSLRGPPGALHGLPGMSHYHAAAANAQRQSPHGAMGLNLGMAGLPGVPQLGGHGPNLQHHLQQAAMGLAHPGAAGLTHPGFSAAALGLSAHPHSLNLSHPHMSPHHPASLAHQLPPHTSSAGGGGGLSNSIPVTASSSLSASSPHSHSSLNLTAAVKLSADQVPTSMPSGVTTTTSSSHIPSMGSYYHHGHLAAMHAAAAAASGMTPTAAHQQQPLSLPSSPKITPPITPSASANGGRAGGSPHAMRHHIAAAVAAAAQQSALIDKAATPVTHEPATLDLTGSNSNSSNQAPSNASSGQPANHEVNGAESNGASQADSKEQSKEDPLKSSPPPVALEKKPSTPNAAMEKPIHPDSSPENSSRRSASPQSETNNSLPAASATAAATGKCQEETPKILDSDKTDIVAEEEKQQARLSPAPAPPKTAVASPDTVSTSGGVTSTTSGTTPPPVVSSSTSGAGKAPLLTSDEVSTSAEPTR; translated from the exons TGCCGCCGAAGGCTGGTCAAAAGCGTCCGGCCACCAGTCCAGCACCGCACATTCCCGTGCCGCACCACCTGCAGACGCCTCCCGGCGGCGGAGGTGGCGGCTTGCCGGGCTCATCGGTGGCCAACAGCCCGGTTCCCTCGTCCGCCGGCGGCAACGCCATGCTGAACCACGCCCTGCCCAGCAACCACATCGGCACTCCgtcgccgcagcagcagcatcaccaacagcagcaacagcaacaccaacagcagcagcagcagcaacaccaggcTCAACAGCAGGCGGTGGCGGCTGCAGTGCAGCAACAGCTGGCCGCCGGAGTGGGTTTGCCACCGGGGGCCATTGGTGCCGCCTCGGCCAGTAGCCGCGGCTCCTTTGCCGCCGCCCTGCGAACGCTTGCCAAGCAGGCGGACATCAAGGAGGAGGATGTGCCCACCTCGGGGGCAGGAGGACCACCACCTCCGTCGTCGTCGGGGGGTCCGGGACCTCTTAACTCGGTGGCGGGACGCGTGGGCTCGGAGCGACCTGGCGAGGATCGAGTGGCGAGCAGCAAGAAGCGTTCACCACCATCGCCGCAGCCGCCGGAGAAGATCGCCCGACTGAGTCACACTCCGCAGACGGCCTCGCTGCAACCGGAACTCTTGGCCAGGAGCGGATTCCAGCCATACAGATCGGACGAGCGACTGATGCATCCGGCGGGCGCCTTTCCCCTGGAGGCCTACTCGCACTTTGCGGGGCTGCCGGGAATTCCGCCAGCAG CCTTTCTAAATCCCGCTGGTCTGCCGTACACGGAGCAGCTCTACCTGGAGCACCGATACCAACTGTTCCGCGCCGCCGGCGCCCATCCCTCGCATCCGCATGCGGCCGCCTTGTATCCGCAGATGGCCTCGCCCTACTCCCACCTGTACTCGATGATGCCCGGCGCCGCGTTGGGCATATCGCCGGCTATGCACGACCGGATGaagctggaggaggagcaccGGGCGCGGATAGCGCGGGAGGAGGAGCGCGAGCGGGAAATGCAGCGTGAGAAGGAGCGGGAGCTGCGGGAGCAGCGTGAAAAGGAGCAGCGGGAGAAGGAGCAGCGGGAGAAGGAGCAGCGtgagcgggagcgggagcaACGCGAGAAGGAGCAGCGGGAAAAGGAGGCACGCGAGCGGAAACTCCGCGACGAGGAGCGCGAGAGGGAGCGGGAGAGGCAGCAGCTGCTGAATGCCTCGCACCACTACTCCAATCAGTTGTACTCGCCCCTGAACCGCAATCTGCTGGGCTCCATGATTCCACATCTGAATATGAGCTTGCGCGGACCTCCGGGAGCCCTGCATGGTCTGCCCGGAATGTCGCACTACCACGCAGCGGCGGCGAATGCCCAGCGACAGAGTCCCCACGGAGCCATGGGTCTTAATTTGGGCATGGCCGGGCTGCCGGGAGTTCCTCAACTGGGCGGCCACGGGCCCAATCTACAGCATCACCTGCAGCAGGCGGCCATGGGGCTGGCTCATCCCGGTGCTGCTGGGCTCACGCATCCCGGCTTCTCGGCCGCTGCCCTCGGGCTGAGTGCCCATCCGCACAGTCTGAACCTCAGCCATCCGCACATGTCGCCGCACCATCCCGCCTCGCTGGCCCACCAGTTGCCACCGCACACCTCGTCAGCcggcggaggcggaggccTGAGCAACTCCATTCCCGTGACGGCCAGCTCCAGTTTGTCCGCATCCTCACCGCACTCGCATAGCAGCTTGAACCTAACGGCCGCCGTGAAGCTGAGCGCCGATCAGGTGCCCACCTCGATGCCCAGCGGTgtcaccaccaccacctccaGCTCGCACATTCCCAGCATGGGTTCCTACTACCACCACGGCCATTTGGCGGCCATGCATgcggctgcggcggcggccagCGGAATGACTCCGACGGCagcccaccagcagcagccgtTGTCGCTGCCCAGTTCGCCGAAGATTACGCCCCCCATCACCCCATCTGCCTCGGCGAACGGAGGAAGAGCAGGCGGTAGCCCACATGCCATGCGGCATCATATTGCCGCTgcggtggcggcggcagcTCAGCAATCAGCGCTGATTGACAAGGCAGCCACGCCGGTGACCCATGAGCCGGCCACCTTGGATTTGACCGGATCAAATTCGAACTCGAGCAACCAGGCGCCATCCAACGCAAGCAGTGGTCAGCCGGCGAATCACGAAGTGAATGGAGCCGAATCCAATGGAGCATCGCAGGCGGATAGCAAGGAACAAAGCAAAGAGGATCCCCTTAAGAGTTCTCCGCCTCCGGTGGCGCTGGAAAAGAAGCCATCGACGCCAAATGCCGCCATGGAGAAACCCATCCATCCGGACAGCTCACCGGAGAACTCCTCGCGGCGCAGTGCCAGTCCGCAGTCGGAGACCAACAACTCGCTACCGGCGGCCAGTGCCACTGCAGCCGCAACAGGTAAATGCCAAGAGGAGACCCCAAAGATTCTAGACTCGGACAAGACAGACATCGTagcggaggaggagaagcagCAAGCCAGGCTATCGCCGGCACCAGCTCCTCCGAAGACAGCGGTCGCCTCACCGGACACGGTGTCCACCTCCGGCGGGGTGACCTCCACCACCAGTGGCACCACCCCGCCGCCGGtggtcagcagcagcaccagcggTGCCGGCAAGGCGCCGCTCCTGACCAGCGACGAGGTGTCCACCAGTGCCGAGCCCACCAGATGA